In Aricia agestis chromosome 21, ilAriAges1.1, whole genome shotgun sequence, the sequence tgaaaccggccaccgtaaccgaaaccggtgtgggagttattattatttttctaaagcTAGGTTCTCAAAGACGTCGTTGATTCGATTCCtaatggaaaatgttttttccaagtttggttaagacaaaCCAGGCTGATGATGCGTCTCAGAAAGATGATGCGTCTTTTGTGAATTTAAAAAGTCGCTTCTGCGCCTGATATCTCGCCAGTCCAGTTAGTTAATACTTTGGAGAGTACTACACTCTCTAAACATAGGCAGTCTTGTATACACTTGGGCATTAATTAGCTGGCTTGGTTTTAATTAACTCCAAAAATggtgtaaaaataattatcttacAGTAAAACTTTTCGTGTGTCAAAAGAGTTCGAACTTTTTTGTATGGAACGTGGCATACCTAAAGTTATTTTCGTGTACACGTATGAAACATACGTCAATCGACAgacaaaataattacaaacaacaaatattCTTTGACAGAATGTCGTAAAtgatatacttttttaaatatttcagactgtataactaaaatattatttatttaaaactcgtttatcgcgtgggaaccgtacatttttccgggataaaaagtatcctatgtcctttcccgggactcaaggtatctccatgtccagcaaaatcggtccagcggtttgggcgtgaagaggtaacaaacagacagacatacagacagacatggattttcaaactgaaataactcagaaagtaagtcatttactacattttgtcaaataatatttattgtttgtaaacattttttctatcgattggcgtatgtttcataggtgtacactaAAATACGACATTTTATATGTATTTGCAAGTTTACGTATGCCAATACGAGTAAGGTCCGCTGTTCTTATTTGTATTGAGAAAGTCTTGAATAAAGTCCTACTGTATATCATTTATTTTGTGGACTGGAAGCGATAGGAAATAATTGAATTATTTGTTTTCATTTCATATTGTTATTCACAGGaaaagttaattatttttttaataaacaaaatgaTTGATGATTAAGTTACTGTCCTTCTGGatgctttattttgttttctgtaaattatattttttaccaaataCGAGCAAATGAAAAATTGCCTTTATCTTGGACTAGATGACAactacaactccgttgcgccaaaattagtttatcgctcaggaaccgtacattttttcgggataaaaagtatcctacgtcctttcccgggacttaaagtatctccatgccaaatttcagcaaaatcggtgtagcggtttgggcgtgaagaggtaagagacagacagacagacagaccgacagacagacagacagacagacggacagacggacagacagacagacacactttcgcatttataatattagtatggatgaattTGATTACTTTTGTAAGGCTATATTACTATAAATATCGGTCTCAATAGTGGTCCAgaagttataaaaatacaacaacaataatatttatgaaaggAACATATTTCAGCATCCTTATTCTTACTAATaagataaatgcgaaagtgtgtatatctgtaacctcttcacgcttaaaccgttgaaccgattttgatgaaattttatatgaagatacttgagtcccgggaaaagacatagaatagtttttattgcggaaaatgtacggtacacGCGTCATAAATGAATTTTAACGCAAAGGAGATGTGGGCGTGATGACGCCTACAACTAGtagcttataaaataaatagctgtctcggtaaacgttgttttgccatatataaaatgtacccagccgattctcagacccactgaatatgcatataaaatttagttaaaatcagtaaagccgtttcggaggagtacgcggcctaacacgagaattttatatataatattatattaaatgtttatttgagatttttttatatttgaatgtAAAATTGAATCTGTGCCAGTCCTCTGACACTCAGCTATAAGTTGAGTGCATGTGGAGGGCCCTTACCGCCGCCCCAATTAAAGTGAACTATTGTTGAACCGCTTTGGATGTGCCTTTTCTGTGCAGTTtcttaattatgttttaatagaGTTTATTCATTAAATGGTGGAAAATCTTATCAAAATATCAAATTCAATGGATATTTTCAGCATCGTTGTTAATCGTACAggaaccacacatttttccATAATACACTtctacacgtgggagagccatgcttcggcgcgaatgggccggctcgaccggagaaataccacgttttcacagaaaaccggcgtgaaacagggcttgcgctgtgtttcgccgagtgagtgagtttaccggaggcccaactcCCTTCCGTACTGTTACTTGGTGGGTCTTGAGagacttttttaataaatcacttttattaaaactagaatatttattaaaaaaacttaataattatcttcAGAGGAAACCTGCACCCGACGAAGGTCGAACGATGGCAGGACGGCGGCGTTACGGATTTATCGCGATTCGCGCGCGAGATGTCGGGGTGCAGGAGTGCAGGACTGGTCTGCAGGCTTACGACGAAAGGCTTATTGTCGAGACACAGTGCACTTGAGTTTTACGAAGTGGACAAGGACACAATCACACTCCGGAGACGAATTGGTTCATAGTTTTTCTATTCACTCAGTTCTCTTTCACTTTTCAGTTCAGTTTTCGCGAACCATTAAGGAATACCAGCGAAACGACGGATTTAATGCTggtatcccacttctgacaccactGTTACTTGGTGGGTCTTGAgagactttttaaaaaaaatcacttttattaaaactagaatatttattaaaaaaacttaataattatcttaagaGGAAACCTGCACCCGACGAAGGTCCAATTCGATCTGATCAAAAAATACGGAAAATGGAATAATAGAAACAGCAAAAGTTTGCAATTGCAATTCATGGAAATGCAACTGAAAACCTAAGCGTTTTTACTACACATACGTTGTCATGTGACTTCCGATATAACAGTACCCTCCCCTATatccttcccttcctttccctaccctccactccctattccctcttaaaaggcgagcaacgcacctgcagctcgtctgatgctgcgagtgtccatgggcgacggaagttgctttccatcaggtgacccgtttgctcgtttcccccttatttcataaaaaaaaatagtcctttcccgggactcaaagcatctccgaATAACACCTAAATTGTCTTAGCGGTTTGAGCattgtacttttattttttatccttTGATTCATCTTTaacgaattataaaaatataatcttatTTATCTTTATATAAACTTAGCtgtcctggtgaacttcgtgtcactttaaaaccttccctggacttctacgaatattttaagtcctaaattagcccaatccgttcagccgttctcgagttttgcgcttagcaacacattcagcgactcatttttatattatagattaattGTACCTTTCGTGATGTTCAAATGAAGATATCTAATGATATCTATCTAAAATATATTCCCAATAATAGTTGCTAGGTGATAATCGTCCAAATCCCTATAATAAATGTCCAATATATCTTCTATATTTTTCCATTTCCCAATGTTTTCATGCGGAAATTTCTCGAAAGCTAAGCCAGTATTGTATTTAGTTCGTATAATAAAATCATTTGTTATAGACGAAAATGTCTTTCGAGTAgagttgccatccgtccggatttccccggatttgtcctagtttgaagcgCGCGCGTAGTCCAGGGTACGACCGGCCGGGTTTTTAAAagcgtccgggtgaaatccaaacacttttgattttttaagaagaagagaaatttaacttttaagtcatgcagcaataaactaaagataaaaactcgctaagcatacacacggtttcttgcacggacttgagttagtcagatttttacaaattcttgttggaaaagcaaaaattggcaagacgttatcgtaaatactgtttaagaggtgtccggggaactaaccacatttcggccaaatgtccgggaattttgtcgtgcctgaccggcgaagggaatttggatgatggcaaccctaccttAGAGTAATCACTCGGGCCTTGCGAAGCTTAAGATTGTGTAACTttcattatattaagtatatgtcATTAAGACCTACAGTTTTACTTCAAAAATGACCCCTATGTTGTTGGCAATAAAGGTTATAAACAGGAAATAAATACATGTAAAGAATGTAGAGTGCTTTTAACGATTTTAGTAGATTAATTTTACCGTTTGGTCTATTGTTTCTATTCTAAAAAAGAAACAATAGACGGCGCGTGCCATGCGGACTGTATGACGTaagccgcagactcgatcacacaaaaagtgtgacGTCTGCGGCGCGCCTTAAATAGGCAACCAAAAATTGTAGCCTGAAATTCCTAGAACGTAGAATAAATTTATAGCACGTAGCGCATTTTAGTAGGGCGTAGCGCAAAATTTCGTAGCGCGTAGCCCAAAATTTCGTAGCGTGTAACCCGAAATTTCGTAGCGCATGACTTAAATAATGTAGAGCGTAGCACGAAATTTTGTAGTGCGTTGCCCAAAATGTAGCGCGTAGGCCGAAATTTTGTAGCGCCAAGCCCAAAATTTCGTAGCGCGTAGCCCAAAATTAGATAGCGCGTAacccaaaataatattactaatgtatagtagctcattttttttaatgaaataagggggcaaacgagcaaacgggtcacctgatggaaagcaacttccgtcgcccatggacactcgcagcatcagaagagctgcaggtgcgttgccggccttttaagagggaatagggtaatagaggagggtagggatgagaagggaagggaataggggaaagtagggaaggaaatagggtaggggattgggcctccggtaaactcaaaaAGCGCtcttttacgccggttttctgtgaaaacgtggtatttctccggtcgagcatcAAGCATGGCTCTCACACGTATATCATGCCTCATACCTCAAAATTACGTAGCACGTACAATGTCATAATACGTAGCCTGTCAAATATTAGCGTCTAGCCTAAAAATTCGTTGCTTAAAGATAGGAATATCGTAGCGCATGGTTCAGAAAATTGTAGCTCGAAAAAAATATCAGTTCTTGTAGCTCCAAATGGCCCAGGTCTTAGCCACAAAACACCAAAGTTAAGCCTATACTTTACTCCTCATAAAGTCCACCAATTAGTAATGACAATAAAATGTAACTCATCGACACCATCGGCCTGTTCCTTTTTCGGCGAGATGACCAGGTCAGCACCTAATTTTATTTGGACTATGTGCTACAAAATTTCGGGCTACACGCAACGTAATTTTGGGCTATGCACTACtagactattatttttatttttaaggacTATAGTTTACTACCAATAAAGCCTCAAACATGACAAAAAAATGCAACTCACCGACACCCATGGTACCATCAGCCTCTTGCTTCGGGGATATCACCAGATCTGCACCATCCATGACCCGGTATCTGAGCGATCTGGTGGTGGCGAAGTGCCACAGCTTGTCCATAATGAGGGCCTGGGCTTGGTCCTCCAGGGAGGTGCCAGCACGCGCGAGCTGTTCCGGCTTGGTGGGGATGTCGGCTGCGGCGCCGTTGCTGAAAGATAGAAGAGGTATGTTGAATATAACAGTTATATTCAGATATCTTAGATTTATCAGGTACATTATGAGCtgacagagaagttgattcctaggcagatggtgtacctaagtaatttggccaCGTCAAACCCATCAGATCGATCGCAgctcattgaattgacatagcccaaccaaatgacgtaggtctatTAACTGCAAAGGAATCATTTTCCTCGATAGTACATTTAGGTACCATCGGAGTAATTGATTCAAAGACAGTTGACGGACTGTCGTCATATGTCTCCCTGCATAAATACACAAGATTGTCCCGTTCAAAGTATAAACAATAAGAGCCACATTTCAAAAAGCCAGAAAATCTTGCATGATAAATTAAATTCAAGTGATCATGATGATTGTGATCGAAATGTTCTTGGAGGCAGCTGACAGATGACGTTTGACACGTGAAGTGCCTTGATACTCGCTTCGTATGTACGGTGACTTGATTAATTGATATTTGATGGTGTTTGCCTTAATCAAACTTAAACATAAATCGTatgcaaacataatatatttcataactATTactacttagggtgggttgcacctgcttactttaactataactgtaaatttaactataaatacaatgcaaaatgtcaaatctttggttaaagttaaaaatggacgccatatttaaccataaccttgagctcgacaaggcttaaaatgaacgtggcgaaaaaagaaactaactctgtcatcatacaaaaacgccatttttgacagttctcctttaacagcagcgcccccggccaacgtttatttaaagccttgactgtcagaccagctgtcatctgtcaaattctgtggtcaaagttaagtttaaagttaaagttattctaaactataaccataactttaaccacgcctctggtgcaacccacccttagaatTCTAAGAAATTCTCAGACGTAAGATCTTTGAAAGTACATTTATCTAAATGCAACAGTTTAGGTTACGTTGATTTCTCAGAATTCTGCTTCGAGATTTACTCCAAACACATGCAAGTTTGGAAAGCAGCTTATGTAGGTGTGTGCTTTCTGGATTTAGAGGgatattataacattatgtgACATATTAGCTTGTTTAAGAGCGTGGCCACATTGCTTTGAAGCGCTGCGGCGTTGAAAAAACGCATGGCTGCATCTGCGTTATGTCAACGCGATATCACAATGCGTTTTTTCCGAAATATAAGCCAGTCTACGTAGCATGTGATACAATGTGTATATTGAATTTGAGAGTCTGTTTGGCTGTTTAAATTTAATGttgattaaaaaattatttttttatgctataaaaatgtacaatttcCGTTCCAATATCAAGTTTCTGCGAGTACGAATTTGCCTGCAACTTCTAATATTAGGATTGGTTTCATCTGAAATTAGCGCCATAAAAGTTACAGATGTTAATGTAATTTCATCTAATTGGATACTTTGTGACACCTGGCTGTGGCTATTAGtagcaataattaattttaccacaaaattattaatttcacaatcttaatgaaattaagaaaaatattacattagacatgaatattatgatgttatctccacagaaataaaataaactatgaCTGCATGACAAGTTTTTGGTGCGACgttattatgttttgttctgCCCTCGAAATTTCACTTTCAATTTGCCATGCGAATACGAATAAAGCTTAcggtacttaatattaataacatactATAAGACTGTAATGCTACAGCATTTAGTAGCTTCTTTTAAAATgatagtcttatatataaattctcgtgtcacaatgttagttaccgtagtcctccgaaacggctttactgattttcaccaaattttatatgcagatTCACtaagtctgagaatcggctactggctaatttttatattgattgttgaataaataatagtaaattaatacaactcgagactgacagcgaccattgtttgtgcgacgggatagcgatggacgttgccatgttgccatacttatttagtcacttcaataaaataatatgggcgaaatactttatatcgcAAAACAAtgcttgccgggacagctagtattcatATAATTTATTGACTATTGGTCTCTTTGTAAcaaccaaattttatttaaaagattccAATTGTAAATTCTCTTGCAAGCAATAATTATTCATCAtctttatcataattattatcaccctcatcatcatcaccatcaccaCCCTCATCATCATCACGTACCTCTCATCAACGACCATCATGTCATCGCTGAGCTGGAAGGCGGCTGTCCTGAGCATCCGGTCGACGTAGCCCACCAGCTCCACGGCGATGCACGAGGATGTTTCCCGGGAGACGCATTTCGCGCTGAGCCCCCGCTTCAGGGCCTCCTCCGTCTGGAAAAATACGAAGAGTTTTGTGAGTATAGGTGAATAGTCCAAAACTCCAAACAGTTTTGTGAGTACAAGTTTCAAAAGTAAAACTATAAGTAGGTCATTGCTTCAGGCTGGAATAGTAGTAagtacaattaatatttttataagtagatCTGGTCAATAGTCCAAATAGTTTAGtgagtacaaactacaaaagtaaaactatattgtaaaatataaatagacgTTTTCCGTCTGAAATGACTGTaattagaacttttatattatatgtcTGGCCGTGACCTCGGTTAGAACCTCCTCCGTCGGAATAGTCCAAATAGTTTTATGAGTACAAATGGTAAATAGTTTAAAAGTGAATATACAAGTAGGACAGGGCGcgatgaaataaatattacgcGGTCTCGGTCATTTAATCGCGTCATTAGTTAAAACAGATATTGTTGAATAGTTTTGCGAGTCGTGCTTAAAATAGTAaggataaaatagtttttagtaTTATTGTGACTTTTGGACTACTCTCAGACGCATCTCTGTTACATTAATTACACTGGCAAAATGTAAGTCTAATAGCTTTAACTTAAGTTTAGATAATGGGatttttaaatatatcgattttttGCTTAAAGTAAACATccttgagctgtcaaacgaaagcGAAAAtcgtt encodes:
- the LOC121737747 gene encoding uncharacterized protein LOC121737747 isoform X2 — its product is MRAILLSILLFGIVRSNETEEALKRGLSAKCVSRETSSCIAVELVGYVDRMLRTAAFQLSDDMMVVDESNGAAADIPTKPEQLARAGTSLEDQAQALIMDKLWHFATTRSLRYRVMDGADLVISPKQEADGTMGVGVTMKAPKAIETGRQRNKNVGPFLAAAAMKFGLLGALTFKGLYLMVGKALLISKIALLLATIIGLKKLFSPQE
- the LOC121737747 gene encoding uncharacterized protein LOC121737747 isoform X1 is translated as MRAILLSILLFGIVRSNETEEALKRGLSAKCVSRETSSCIAVELVGYVDRMLRTAAFQLSDDMMVVDESNGAAADIPTKPEQLARAGTSLEDQAQALIMDKLWHFATTRSLRYRVMDGADLVISPKQEADGTMGVGVTMKAPKAIETGRQRNKNVGPFLAAAAMKFGLLGALTFKGLYLMVGKALLISKIALLLATIIGLKKLFSPQAIIKKE